AGGCCAATTCCTCGCTCACGGCAAGGATCCCTACTTCCCCCCGTGGAGCGACACCCTGCAGCTCAACTACGCCAATCCCGCCACACACGACATGATGATCCACAACCTGTTGCACGTCAGTGATCTGTGCGACGGCGTGCGGTGCGACATGGCGATGCTGCTGATCAAAGAGGTGTTCGACACTACCTGGGGAAGCCAGTACGGCGAAATGCCCGGAGAGTTCTGGCCGACCGCGATCCGGCATATTCGCGAAAAGCATCCCGACTTCATCTTTCTGGCAGAAGCCTACTGGCACAAGGAGTGGGCGCTGCAGCAGATGGGGTTCGACTTCACGTACGACAAGAACTTTTATGACTTCCTCGGCAGCTTTCCGGTCAACATCCTGAAACTTCGGGATCACCTGCTGTGCGACCCGGAATACCAGGCGCGCCTGTGCCGCTTCATCGAAAACCACGACGAGGATCGTGCATCCGAATGGTTCGGCAAGAACCACGCGGTCGCAGCGCTGGTGCTGCTCACCTCGCCGGGCATGACGCTGATCCATCAGGGCCAGCTCGAAGGCCTGGTCAGGAAAATCCCGGTCCAGATCATCAGAAGTGCTGAAGAGAAAGGGCATGAAAAGCTCCTGCCGCTCTACCTCAAACTCTTCGAACTCAGGCTCGATCCGGTTTTTCAGGAGAAGGGACGCACCGAATGGCTCAACCTGAACGCGGCTGATCTCTCGCTCTGTTTCGGCTACTGCCGTTCGACTTCCGACTCGCACGCATTCGTGCTCGCCAACTTCTCAAGCCACGGAATCGATATCGAATTCACCCATCCGGCGCTGGATGGCCTCGACAAAAGCTCCATCACAGCCTACTCGACCCGCTTCCCGGAACCGCTCCAGGAGTGGCAACTGAACGACAACGCCACCGGCCTCCACCTCAAGCAGAACGAAGGCGTCCTGCTCATGGTGAAAAAGCCCGAGACCTGATCCGTCTTCCGGCAACAAAGCATCATCCGGAACATCCATTTATCAACCATTCCGACACGCACTCACACCGATGAACTTCCACCTTACCACCATCGCCTGCAAAACCGACCAGCCGATCGACATCATCGACATCACCGATGACGTGCGTGCGGCGCTCGAAGCCACTGGCCTGAAGCAGGGCACGGTCACGCTGCTCAGCCGCCACACCACCGCCTGCATCAACATCAACGAGCGCGAGGAGCAGCTCAAGCAGGACATGACCACCTTCCTGAAGCGCTTCATACCGAAGGATGGCGACTGGCTGCACAACCTCGACACGATTGACGGACGCGACAACGCCCACTCGCACCTGCTCGGGCTCTTCATGACCAGCTCCGAAACCGTGCCCTTCGCCGACGGCAACCTCCTGCTCGGCCAGTGGCAATCGATCTTCTTCATCGAACTCGACGGTCCGAGGGAGAAACGCGAAGTGCTGGTACACATCCAGGGCGAATAAAGAGATCGGGATCTAAAATCGCTCTTACATTCAGGCGGGTTTTAACCCGGCGGACATTCAGCCTCTTACATTCATGTTGCCCCGGTTTTTAAACCCCGGGGTCGATGGAATTCTTTTCTTTCAGGGCTTCAGCCCAATATCTTGTGCAACCGATCATTTCGATCATGCAGCATATGGTCTGAGATGTAGGGGCAACCCTTGCGGTTGCCCCTACGAAAAAACCTCTTTATATCATCTCATTCCGATCCCGATTTCTGAAAAGAAAATCCTCCCCCCAATCGGAACCATAGAGGAGTTCGGGCGGTTGAAAAAACAAGTACTTTTCTTCCGCCTGAACTCCAGATTCCGAACCTATGACCGAGGCCCTCTCGTCACCTGTTTCGCAAGGCTATAGCCTGCTTTCGACAATCCATGATCCCGCCGACCTCAAGAAGCTGAGCATCAGCCAGCTTGAGCAGGTGGCCGCCGAGTGCCGCAGAAAAGTAATCGAGCTGGTGTCGCAGCATGGCGGCCATTTCGCTTCCAGCCTCGGCGTGGTCGAGCTGACCGTCGCGCTGCATCACGTCTATCAGAGTCCGACCGACCGGTTCATCTGGGATGTGGGCCATCAGGCTTACGTGCACAAAATGCTGACCGGACGACTGGAACAGATGGACACCAACCGCCGCTACAACGGGCTGGCGGGCTTTCCGAAGCGCAGTGAAAGCGCGCACGACGCTTTCGACACTGGCCACGCCTCGACCTCGATCTCCGCAGCGGCAGGCATGGCCGTGGCGCGTGACCTGGCCGGGCGGTCGGAAAAGGTGGTTGCGATCATCGGCGACGGCAGCCTGACCGGCGGCATGGCCTTCGAGGCGATGAATCACCTCGGCGACGTGAAGTCCGACGTGCTTGTCATCCTGAATGACAACCAGATGGCGATTTCGCCAAGCACCGGCGGACTGAACAACTACTTGGTAAACCTGCCGCTGAACAAGACCTACAACAAGCTCCGGAAGTTCGTCTGGGACAGCATTTCCCTGATGCACAACGATATCGGCGAAACGGCCAAAACCGCCGTGCATCGGCTTGAAGATGGCATCAAGGCGGCCTTCACACCCGGTGCGTACTTCGAAGCGCTCGGCTTCCGCTACTTCGGCCCGATCGACGGGCACAACATGGAGCAGCTCACCAAGGCGCTAAGCGAAATGCGTTCGCTGCCGCACCCAAAGCTGCTGCACGTCATCACCAAAAAGGGCAAAGGGTTCAAGCCCGCCGAGGAGAACCAGCCCAAGTGGCACGCCAGCGCAGGCGGCTTCGACATCGAGACCGGCGCGAATCTGAAGGCTCCGGGCAAACCCGCGAAGCCGAAGTACCAAGAGGTGTTCGGTGAAGCGCTGGTCGAGCTGGCGCTGAAAGACCAGACCATCACCGCCATCACCGCCGCCATGCCTAGCGGCACCTCGCTCGACCTGTTCCAGCAGGCGATCCCGTCGCGCTTTTTCGACGTCGGAATCGCCGAGCAGCACGCTGTCACCTTCTGCGCCGGTCTGGCTCTCGGCGGCTTCAAACCGGTCTGCGCGATCTACTCGACCTTTCTGCAACGCGGCTACGACCAGCTCATCCACGACGTGGCGCTGCAGAACCTGCACGTAGTCTTTGCCATCGACCGCGCAGGCCTCGTCGGCGAAGACGGCCCGACGCACCACGGCGCGTTCGACCTGTCGTACCTCAACGCCGTACCGAATCTGACGATCATGGCTCCGGGCGACGAGCAGGAGCTGCGCGACATGCTCTACACTGCGCTCTACGAAGTGAAAGGCCCGGTGGCCATCCGTTACCCGAGAGGCACCGGCACCGGCGCTACGCTGCACAAAGAGTTCACGCCGATTCCTGTCGGCAAGGGCCGCGTGCTGCGCGAAGGCGACACGGTCGCACTGCTCGGCATCGGCTCAATGAGCCAGAGAGCACTCGAAACCGCCGAACTGCTCGAAAAAGCCGGGCTGAATCCGCTGGTCTGCGACATGCGTTTCCTCAAGCCGCTTGACACCGAGATGATCGACATGGCCGCAGCCAAATGCAAGCACATCGTCACCATCGAAGAAAACAGCATCATCGGCGGCTTCGGCAGCAGCGTGACGAGCTACCTCAGCCACGCCCATCCCGGCATGAAGAGCATCAGCTTTGGCCTCCCGGACGACTTCGTCACGCACGGCAGCATGCAAGAGCTGTACAAGGAAGTGGGACTGGACGCGGAGACGCTGGCGGAGAAGATTCAGGAGTTCTGCAAGGTGGAGGCGTAGAGCGTTAAGGAAAAAATCGTGATTTTTGGTAGGGGCAACCCTTGCGGTTGCCCTGATTTATCAGTTTGCACAGAGTTCCGAGTTCACCCACAAAAGGGCAACCGCAAGGGTTGCCCCTACACTACATCACCGAAATCACCCGTTCACACCATCCAATCGTAAGGCAGCATCGGCAGCACGACCATCATAATCCGCAACGTCACGTTGGCGAAAATCCCCGCCAGCACGTCATCGGCCATGATACCCCAGCCACCAGGAAGGTTTTGCAGGCTATCGACCGGGCCGGGTTTGAGGATGTCGAAGAGCCTGAAAAAGATGAATCCCAGCAGCACCACAAACGGCGTGACCGGCAGGAACGCGAGCGCAAGCCATTGCCCGGCAACCTCGTCGATCACCGCCTGCGAGGGATCTTCGCCATACTCCTCCTCCATCACGCCGCTCGCCCAGACGCCGAGCGCAATCGTCGCCAAAATAATCGGCATCAGCACAAGCGGGTTATGCAAAACGGGAATGAAAAAATACGCAAGCGCCGCACCCGCACTGCCGACGGTGCCCGGCGCAAACGACGCGTAACCGAGGCCGAACGCGCTGCCGGTGATCTTTGCCAGAATGGCGCGCATGGCGTCAGCGCCCCCCTTGCGGGTTCGGGAGAAAGAGGCTCCGGTTGCTGATGAGGTAGGAAATCCCCGTCCAGGCCGTGAAAAGGGTGATGGCGAGCATCACGTAATCAAGCCAGGGCGAATGGAGAATTTCATCCATGACAGCTCCGACCTTGCTGCCGAAAAAGGTCTTCTCCTTCAACAGGATAAAGAGCATGACGATGTAGGCGAACAGATTCTGCGCGAAGGTTTTGTACTTGGCCTCCTTGCTGGTCACCACCGGATGATCGATGTGCTCGGCCCAAACGCGCAGCCCGGTGACAATGATGTCGCGAGCCGCCACCACCAGCACCATCCAGAGCGCCAGATAGCCCTGCCAGACGTAGAACAGAAATGCCGTAGTGATGAGCAGCTTGTCGGCCAGCGGATCGAGGAACGCGCCGAGCCGGGTCACCTCGCCATACTTTCGGGCGTGGTAGCCGTCATAAATATCGGTGAGCGAAGCCGTTACGAAAACGATGACCCCCGTCAGCTTGTACCACGCGCTATCCTGCATGAGCAGCAGCACGAAAACCGGCACGAGAATGATTCTCAGGATGGTAAGCTGATTGGAGAAAGTCATGTTGATGATGAAATTGAAGTCGGTATCCCGCCGTCTGGAGGCTTGCACGGCGGAAAGATACGTCATCCTGCACTTTTTTTCAATGCCGCCCGCAGAGAGCGTGCCGAGAACATCAGCGGATTTCAACCACCGTCACGCCTGCGCCGCCCTCCTGCAAGCTACCGAGCCGGAAGCTCTTGACGCGCGGATGTTGCTTGAGAAATTCAGCCGTGCGCAGCCGCAACGCGCCGGAGCCTTTGCCGTGAACAATGGTGCCAGACGGCATCCGGTGCATCGCCAGCGCGTCGATGAAGCGGCCGATCTCGGCGATCGCCTCGTCGCCGGTCAGGCCACGCAGGTCGAGCCGAGTCGATTCGAGCGTTGACGCTTTGACCGACCAGCTTTTGGATGAAGCCTGAGGAGTCGATCCCTCCTTTTGCAGCTTTTTGGCTCCAGCGCGGGAGATCTTTTCAAGTCCGCGCAAGGCGGTGGTGAGCCGGAAATTACCGCACTGCACCACGGCAGAATCGCCCTGGATCGACTCCACCTCGCCGGTAGTGTTGGTGTCGCCGATCCGCACCGTGTCGCCGGGGCGGATGCTCAGGTCGGCCTGCGGCGCAACTTCCCGCTCGACGGCCTCCTCTTTCGACGCGGCCTCCTGCTTCATCCCGGCCAGCCGTGTACGCGCCTTGTGCAGCGTGGGCTCGTCGCCGGGATGCTCCTTCACCTCGCGCACGAGGTCGCGAATCTCCTTGCGCGCCTGTTCGAGCTGGCGGTTCAGGTCGCGGAATCCCTTGCTTTTCAGCTCCTGCATCTTTTTGCGCAGCTCGGCCCGCTGCAAGGTCAAGGTCGAGCGAATCGATTCGGCTTCGAGCCGTTCGCGCCTGAGTTCCGTTTCCAGCTCGCGGTTCTGCGCCGCAGAGTGCCGGAAATCCTCGATCATCTCCTCCAGCCCGGTGTGGCCGGTCGTGAGGAAGCCCGAAGCGCGGTTGACGATTTCGTCCGAAAAGCCCATGCGCCGCATCATCGCGAAGGCGAAGCTGTTGCCCGGCACGCCTTTGAGGAAGCGGAAGGTCGGCGCAAGGCCGTTGCGGTCGAACTCCATCGCGCCGTTCACGACGCCGTCGCGCCGGTGGGCATAGACTTTCAGCTCGCCGAGGTGGGTGGTGACGACCGTCTTCACATCCCGCGTAATCAGTTCCTCGATCACCGCGCGGGCGATGGCGCTCCCCTCCTCGACGTCGGTGCCGGAGCACAGCTCGTCGATCAGTACGAGGCTGCCCGGCACGGCGCGGTCGAGAATGTCGCGGATCGCCGCAAGGTGAGAGCTGAAGGTCGAAAGGTCGTTCTCGATGGACTGCTCGTCGCCGATCTCGATGAACAGCCCGGCGAAGTGCGGGAACTCCGAACTCTCGCTGCACGGGACGAGATAACCGTGCTGCAACATGCAGCAGAGCAGGCCGACGGTCTTCATCGCCACCGACTTGCCACCCGCGTTCGGCCCCGAAATCACCAGCGCCTGCTCGTTTTCGCTGAGCTCCATGTCGAGCGGCAGCACCTTCTCCTTCGAGAAACCGTGCGAGATGAAGAGCCACGGATGGTACCCTTTGACAATCTTCAGCCGCCGCCCCGCCGAGAGTTGCGGCAGCATCGAGCCGGTCTCGACGGCGAGCCGCGCCCGCGCGTAGAGCGAGTCGAAAGCGGCCATGATCCGCTCGTTGTGGCGTACGTTGTCGAGTTCCTGACGAACTCCGCTGGAAAGTGCCTTCAGGATGCGCTCGATCTCTCGCCGCTCGGCGATTTCGAGCTCCTGGATGCGGTTGCTGATTTCGAGCGTTTCGGCAGGTTCGACGAACACCGTCTGGCCGGTCTGCGAGTAGTCCTGGATGTAGCCGTGCAGCCGGTGTTTGTTCTCGACCCGGAGCGCCAGCACCTGCCGACCATGCCGGAAACCGACCGTCTCCTCCATCAGCCACCCCTCGTTCTGGCAGCGCCGCAGCAGCCGCTCCATCTTGCGACGCAATCCATCACGCGCCTCGCTGAGGCCGTTGCGGATGTCGAGCAGCGCGTCGCTGGCCGTATCGCGCACCATACCCCGCTCGTCGATGGCCAGCGCCACGGCGTACTGGATGCTCTTTTCCAGCCAAAGCGCGATGGTCAGATCGTTCAGTTCGGGATAGATGTCGCGGTTGGAAAACATGAACCGCCGAAGCTGCGCTGCACTTTGCAGCAACGCCGCGATGTCGAGCAGCTCCTCCGGATCGAGCCAGCTTTCGAGCACCTCCAGCTTGTCGAGCAGGCGGCGGGTATCGGGCAGTTGCGAAAACGGCAGCGGCGCGCCCTCGAAGAGAAAGTTCTTCAACTCCAGCACCCGCTTCAGCTCCCGCTCGGTCTCACCCGCCAGAGGAGCCTCCATCCGCTCCACGAGGTCGCGCCCCATCTCGGAAATACAGAACCCGGCAGCATACCGCGCCACCTTATCGAACTCAAGCTTTTTGAGAAGGGAGATTGACTCTGTTGTTGTCGATTCGTCCATGTTCACCATATCACCATTTCACTTCGTTCACGCTTCTGGCCGCCAAGATAAAAGATAATCCCGAAAAAGCTGAGGGCGAGGGATTTTGTTGGGGGGGGGGGGGGGGAAACGGAGGACTTCGACGTGCCGAAAAAAATCTGTGGGCTGTGGTGCTCAGATTGACCGGAAAATGCGAGCTTTTTTCTGCTGAAACACTACATTTATTGGAAGGAAACTTTTGCTGGATGGACGGGTGCCGCGATTGAGCACCGTAATCAAGTGGTCTTATACTGATCCGCATAAGACCACTTGATAAATCGAGGAAAACGCGGTAAAATTTTAAAATTATGAGCGTTGCGAGATATTTTCGATACTGTCTGGATGCGTCTTATATGGGCTGAAAATCAAAAATCTGCCTCTTATGCGGATCAGCATAAACAATGTTAGCGCTTGACGATCGGAAAAACACTTTATGATTACAGATCAGCAGGCAAACCCAGAAGCCACCCGATTACCAAAGGAATTTGTTGATCGGCTGACTAAACCTTTTGTGCGTTTCTTGCACATTCAGTCAGCTAGTGGGGCAATTCTTATATTGTTCACTGTTGCCGCTCTCGTTCTATCCAACTCACCGTGGGCCGACTCGTTTGAACATGCCTGGGAGACACAGGTTGGTCTTCAGCTTGGGACGTTCGAGTTTGCCCGTTCGCTGCGCGAATGGATCAACGATGGTCTGATGACGCTGTTTTTCTTTCTGGTCGCATTGGAGCTTAAGCGAGAGTTAATTCTCGGAGAGTTGAACAAGCCTCGCATGGCCGCGCTATCCATAGCAGCCGCCCTGGGCGGCATGATCGTCCCGGCTGCGATATATCTGGCGCTGCAATCAGGACAACCCGGCGAGCATGGATGGGGCACGGTCATGGCAACTGACACGGCGTTTGTCATCGGTTGCTTGGCACTGCTTGGCTCGCGCATACCTCAAAGCTTACGCGTGTTCATGTTGTCTTTGGCGATCTTTGACGATATCGGTGCCATTCTTGTCGTCGCCATCGGCTACAGTAGCAACATTGTCTGGGGTGCGTTGGCGCTGGCTACGCTTGGCCTGGTGATTATACGCGCCACGGCAATGCTCGGCTTTCGCAGTTTTCCACTCTACTTCCTGGTGGGTGGGGTCATCTGGCTTGCAGTGGATGCGTCCGGCATCCACGCCACCATCACTGGCATGATACTTGGTTTGATGACTCCAGCCCGCCGATGGGTCAGCGATGAGCGCTTGTACGCGATATTGAGTCAGGTTATTGCGCATCCAGCCAGTGGCGAAAGCAGTGCGGATACGAAAGATCGGCAGACATTGCAGGTGGCCGAGATTGCCGCGCGTGAAACGCTGTCTCCAGTAGAGCGCCTGGAGATTGGCTTACATCCCTGGGTGGGTTTTGTCATCATGCCGCTCTTCGCATTTGCCAACGCCGGGTTGCCACTTACTTTAAATGACCTTGGTAATTCAGTCACCGTGGCAATTTTCTCAGGTTTCGTGCTTGGTAAGCCTGTTGGTATTCTGTTATTTAGCTGGCTAGCTATACGTTTACACATTGCGATTCGACCCCCAGGACTCGATTGGCGGTTGCTCGCAGGCGGTAGCTTGCTTGCAGGAATTGGCTTCACCATGGCGCTATTCATTGCGAATTTGGCTTTCGGCAAGAACCTAATTGACAGTGCCAAGTTGGGAATCTTCCTCGCATCCATGTTTTCCGCAGTGGCAGGTCTCGCACTGTTGATGTGGTCGCCTACACGTGGAAGAACTCATGAAGTGGATCACGCATGAAAAGCGATTCATAAGAGAATGGAGCAATGACAATGGGTGTGGCTCGTGCTGCCAAAACTGGCGCTAACAAGGCGCTGCACTCGGATAAATTACTCGCTGCGCTCGCAATTTACCGGTGAGCGCAAACGTTGGCACAAATAATCGCCTGAGAGAAAAAAGTCTGACTCCCAACACCTCGCAGCATTTGCTCATCCACGATCATCTCCTTCTTCCCCATCTCCGCAGAAACAGCACAACATCCATCTTTTCAACTTCACTTCTCGCAACACCGTAAACCATTTCAACGAGATCATCCTCCGGCGCTTCGAAATCGTAGCCGTTCAACGCGAGAAAAACGATGGCTGACACTGCGCCGACTCGCTTGTTTCCGTCGAGAAAAGGGTGATTCCTTACCAAGTGAAACAGATAGGCCGAAGCCATTTCGTGGATGTCGGTGTGCAGGAACTCACCTTTGAACGTTGCCGTCGGCATGGCAACTGCCGAGGTGAGCAGGCCCATCTCCCGAACGCCGAGCGTTCCGCCGTAACGGGTGATCTGATCGCGGTGGATGTGCAGAACCTCGTGAAGCTCCAGAAATCTCATCGCTTACTCGGCAAGTTTTTTCAACGCCTTTGCATAACGGGTGTTCACCTTCTCAAGCGCCGCACCGAACGCCGCGCTTCCTTCAGGATTTTTCAGCGGTGTGAGAATAAGCGCCTGCCCGTCCGTCGTGATTTCAAACGGAGTATCGGCATCGGCTCCGATCAGTTCAAGGATCGGTTTTTCGATCACCATCGCCATGCTGTTCCCGTGCTTTGTCAATTGCTTTATCATAGCCGCCTCAGTAAGGTTATAACTTTATCAGTACAAAGTTATAACATCGGCATCTCACCGCCAAGTTCCCGGAAGCATCCGCCTGCTACCGCGTTGTAACATTTTGTATATTTGTTATTAATCGCTATTACCCGATCTTTGACTGACCCCGTGCCGGGGCCGCCTCAACTTGTGAAAGGAGCTACGACCATGAGACTCGCCGTTAACATCGACCATATCGCCACCCTGCGCAACGCTCGCAACGAAGGCCATCCCGATCCGGTGGAGGCCGCCATTCTCGCCGAACAGAGCGGCGCGGCAGGCATCGTCTGCCACTTGCGCGAAGATCGCCGCCACATCAAGGACGACGACCTCGAACGGCTTCGTGAAGCCATCGACACCAAGCTCGATCTCGAAATGGCCATGACCAGCGAGATGCAGTCCATCGCGCTAAGGGTGAAACCCGAGCTGGTGACGCTTGTGCCTGAAAAGCGCGAGGAGCTGACCACCGAGGGCGGCTTCGCGATCCACACGCACTTCAAGCGCCTCACAGAGTTCATCAAACCGCTGCGCGACCACGGCGTCGAAGTGAGCATTTTCATCGAGCCCGAGGACGACGCCATCGAGCTGGCCGCCGAGGCGGGCGCGAACCTCGTGGAGCTGCACACCGGCCCCTACTCGCTCGCCACCGGCGACAAACAGATAGCCTACGAGCTGGAGCGCATCCGCACTGCGGCTCGCATCGCGCGTGAAGCCGGACTCGCAGTCGTTGCCGGGCACGGCCTGAGCGTGCACAACATCGCGCCGTTCCGCGAGCTGCACGACATCGAGGAGGTCAGCATCGGTCACGCCCTCATAGCCCGTGCGGTGCTGGTCGGACTGCCGGTCGCCATTCAGGAACTCCTCGACCACATCTCACGGTGAGCACCGAAACCATCGACATCGTGCTGGCCACCGGCAACCGCGACAAGGTGCGCGAGCTGAAACCGGTGCTTGAAGGCATTCATCCCGCGCTCCGGGTACGCGCGCTCTTCGAGCTGGGACTCGAAGCCGACGTCGAGGAGACCGAAACGACGCTCGAAGACAACGCGCGACTGAAAGCCGACGCGATCTTCGAGCTGGTCAGATCGCAACTGAACCATTTCATCGCGCTCGCCGACGACACCGGCCTCGAAGTCGATGCGCTCAACGGCGAACCTGGCGTCTATTCCGCACGGTTCGCCCCGATGCCGCCCGGCCAGTCGCCGACCTACGCGGACAACGTGCGCCACCTGCTCGACCGGATGACCGGAAAAACCGACCGCTCAGCGCGATTCAGGACGGTCATCGCCATGAAAGGGCTGTTGCCATCGGCGGCTGACAACGACGTAACGATTGAAGAAACGGTTGAGGGTAGCGTCGAGGGCGTCATTACCGAAACGACGATTGGCGAAGGTGGCTTCGGCTACGACCCGATCTTCATGCCCGCCGGGACAGGCAAAACCTTCGCCCAGCTCACCATCGACGAAAAAAACGCCATCAGCCACCGTGGACGAGCCGTGCAGGCCGCCGTGCGCCGAATCCGTCAACTTCTTGAGCAATGCGGACTTTAGCATAACCGAACCCCTACCCTTTTCATGAACCTCTTTCAGGCCATCATCCTCGGCATCGTCCAGGGCCTCACCGAGTTCCTGCCCATCAGCAGCTCCGCGCACCTGCGCATCGTGCCCGCCCTCGCCGGATGGGACGACCCCGGCGCGGCCTTCACGGCCATCGTGCAGATCGGTACGCTCGCGGCGGTGCTGATCTACTTCATGAAGGACATTATTTCCATCGTGGGCGCGGTGGTCTCCGACCTGCTCAAAGGCAAGCCGCTCGCCTCGGACGAATCGCGGACGGGCTGGATGATCGCCGCCGGAACGATACCGATCGTGGTGTTCGGCCTGGCGTTCAAGGATGACATCGAAACCACCCTTCGCTCACTCTACTGGGTTTCGGCGGCGCTGATCGCGCTGGCCCTCGTGCTGTCGATTGCCGAAAAACACACGAGCAACCGCGCCAGGCAGGGACGGCGGGGCAAGGCAATCAGCGAAATCACCTGGCTCGACGCGATGATTATCGGCTTCGCACAGGCGATGGCGCTCATCCCAGGATCGAGCCGCTCTGGCGTCACCATCACCGCCGGACTGTTCCGCAACCTCGACCGCGAAACCTCGGCGCGTTTCTCGTTCCTGCTCTCGCTCCCCTCGG
This portion of the Chlorobaculum parvum NCIB 8327 genome encodes:
- a CDS encoding alpha-amylase family glycosyl hydrolase, producing the protein MFPLVYEINTRVWLRELSIRHGQTITLANVPDEELELLRCGRFTFVWLMGVWKRSCYSAAIAASHKGLRSELLDYLQDLQPEDIVASPYAVADYKVSEMLGGEEGLLVFRERLKSMNIKLMLDFVPNHMALDNRWLPEHPELFVSMTEDDPEDACFEFTKGQFLAHGKDPYFPPWSDTLQLNYANPATHDMMIHNLLHVSDLCDGVRCDMAMLLIKEVFDTTWGSQYGEMPGEFWPTAIRHIREKHPDFIFLAEAYWHKEWALQQMGFDFTYDKNFYDFLGSFPVNILKLRDHLLCDPEYQARLCRFIENHDEDRASEWFGKNHAVAALVLLTSPGMTLIHQGQLEGLVRKIPVQIIRSAEEKGHEKLLPLYLKLFELRLDPVFQEKGRTEWLNLNAADLSLCFGYCRSTSDSHAFVLANFSSHGIDIEFTHPALDGLDKSSITAYSTRFPEPLQEWQLNDNATGLHLKQNEGVLLMVKKPET
- a CDS encoding secondary thiamine-phosphate synthase enzyme YjbQ, which encodes MNFHLTTIACKTDQPIDIIDITDDVRAALEATGLKQGTVTLLSRHTTACININEREEQLKQDMTTFLKRFIPKDGDWLHNLDTIDGRDNAHSHLLGLFMTSSETVPFADGNLLLGQWQSIFFIELDGPREKREVLVHIQGE
- the dxs gene encoding 1-deoxy-D-xylulose-5-phosphate synthase; translated protein: MTEALSSPVSQGYSLLSTIHDPADLKKLSISQLEQVAAECRRKVIELVSQHGGHFASSLGVVELTVALHHVYQSPTDRFIWDVGHQAYVHKMLTGRLEQMDTNRRYNGLAGFPKRSESAHDAFDTGHASTSISAAAGMAVARDLAGRSEKVVAIIGDGSLTGGMAFEAMNHLGDVKSDVLVILNDNQMAISPSTGGLNNYLVNLPLNKTYNKLRKFVWDSISLMHNDIGETAKTAVHRLEDGIKAAFTPGAYFEALGFRYFGPIDGHNMEQLTKALSEMRSLPHPKLLHVITKKGKGFKPAEENQPKWHASAGGFDIETGANLKAPGKPAKPKYQEVFGEALVELALKDQTITAITAAMPSGTSLDLFQQAIPSRFFDVGIAEQHAVTFCAGLALGGFKPVCAIYSTFLQRGYDQLIHDVALQNLHVVFAIDRAGLVGEDGPTHHGAFDLSYLNAVPNLTIMAPGDEQELRDMLYTALYEVKGPVAIRYPRGTGTGATLHKEFTPIPVGKGRVLREGDTVALLGIGSMSQRALETAELLEKAGLNPLVCDMRFLKPLDTEMIDMAAAKCKHIVTIEENSIIGGFGSSVTSYLSHAHPGMKSISFGLPDDFVTHGSMQELYKEVGLDAETLAEKIQEFCKVEA
- a CDS encoding phosphatidylglycerophosphatase A family protein; amino-acid sequence: MRAILAKITGSAFGLGYASFAPGTVGSAGAALAYFFIPVLHNPLVLMPIILATIALGVWASGVMEEEYGEDPSQAVIDEVAGQWLALAFLPVTPFVVLLGFIFFRLFDILKPGPVDSLQNLPGGWGIMADDVLAGIFANVTLRIMMVVLPMLPYDWMV
- the pgsA gene encoding CDP-diacylglycerol--glycerol-3-phosphate 3-phosphatidyltransferase, whose protein sequence is MTFSNQLTILRIILVPVFVLLLMQDSAWYKLTGVIVFVTASLTDIYDGYHARKYGEVTRLGAFLDPLADKLLITTAFLFYVWQGYLALWMVLVVAARDIIVTGLRVWAEHIDHPVVTSKEAKYKTFAQNLFAYIVMLFILLKEKTFFGSKVGAVMDEILHSPWLDYVMLAITLFTAWTGISYLISNRSLFLPNPQGGR
- a CDS encoding endonuclease MutS2, which produces MDESTTTESISLLKKLEFDKVARYAAGFCISEMGRDLVERMEAPLAGETERELKRVLELKNFLFEGAPLPFSQLPDTRRLLDKLEVLESWLDPEELLDIAALLQSAAQLRRFMFSNRDIYPELNDLTIALWLEKSIQYAVALAIDERGMVRDTASDALLDIRNGLSEARDGLRRKMERLLRRCQNEGWLMEETVGFRHGRQVLALRVENKHRLHGYIQDYSQTGQTVFVEPAETLEISNRIQELEIAERREIERILKALSSGVRQELDNVRHNERIMAAFDSLYARARLAVETGSMLPQLSAGRRLKIVKGYHPWLFISHGFSKEKVLPLDMELSENEQALVISGPNAGGKSVAMKTVGLLCCMLQHGYLVPCSESSEFPHFAGLFIEIGDEQSIENDLSTFSSHLAAIRDILDRAVPGSLVLIDELCSGTDVEEGSAIARAVIEELITRDVKTVVTTHLGELKVYAHRRDGVVNGAMEFDRNGLAPTFRFLKGVPGNSFAFAMMRRMGFSDEIVNRASGFLTTGHTGLEEMIEDFRHSAAQNRELETELRRERLEAESIRSTLTLQRAELRKKMQELKSKGFRDLNRQLEQARKEIRDLVREVKEHPGDEPTLHKARTRLAGMKQEAASKEEAVEREVAPQADLSIRPGDTVRIGDTNTTGEVESIQGDSAVVQCGNFRLTTALRGLEKISRAGAKKLQKEGSTPQASSKSWSVKASTLESTRLDLRGLTGDEAIAEIGRFIDALAMHRMPSGTIVHGKGSGALRLRTAEFLKQHPRVKSFRLGSLQEGGAGVTVVEIR
- the nhaA gene encoding Na+/H+ antiporter NhaA produces the protein MITDQQANPEATRLPKEFVDRLTKPFVRFLHIQSASGAILILFTVAALVLSNSPWADSFEHAWETQVGLQLGTFEFARSLREWINDGLMTLFFFLVALELKRELILGELNKPRMAALSIAAALGGMIVPAAIYLALQSGQPGEHGWGTVMATDTAFVIGCLALLGSRIPQSLRVFMLSLAIFDDIGAILVVAIGYSSNIVWGALALATLGLVIIRATAMLGFRSFPLYFLVGGVIWLAVDASGIHATITGMILGLMTPARRWVSDERLYAILSQVIAHPASGESSADTKDRQTLQVAEIAARETLSPVERLEIGLHPWVGFVIMPLFAFANAGLPLTLNDLGNSVTVAIFSGFVLGKPVGILLFSWLAIRLHIAIRPPGLDWRLLAGGSLLAGIGFTMALFIANLAFGKNLIDSAKLGIFLASMFSAVAGLALLMWSPTRGRTHEVDHA
- a CDS encoding type II toxin-antitoxin system death-on-curing family toxin; the protein is MRFLELHEVLHIHRDQITRYGGTLGVREMGLLTSAVAMPTATFKGEFLHTDIHEMASAYLFHLVRNHPFLDGNKRVGAVSAIVFLALNGYDFEAPEDDLVEMVYGVARSEVEKMDVVLFLRRWGRRR
- a CDS encoding AbrB/MazE/SpoVT family DNA-binding domain-containing protein encodes the protein MIKQLTKHGNSMAMVIEKPILELIGADADTPFEITTDGQALILTPLKNPEGSAAFGAALEKVNTRYAKALKKLAE